Part of the Bacillaceae bacterium S4-13-56 genome is shown below.
ATACCTTTTTTATATTGCGATTAGCAATATAATTAAAAAGCGTAGGGATAAAGGGGACGTGGAAGAGGATAAGATTGATCAGGGATCAGGATTTTGGGCAACTGTTTTTAAAGTAGAAGTTGCAGATATTGCATTTGCTGTGGATTCTATCTTAGCTGCTGTTGCTCTTGCTGTTGCTTTACCGCAAACTAATTTGCCGAACATAGGAGGAATGGACGGTGGCCAATTTTTAGTCGTATTAACGGGTGGCTTAATGGGAGTGGTCATTATGAGGTTTGCTGCTGGTTATTTTGTAAAATTACTTCATAAAAGACCTGGTCTGGAAACGGCTGCCTTTGTCATTGTGGGGTGGGTAGGTGTAAAATTAGCAGTAATAACTTTAGCTCATGAGGATTTAGGATTAATACCTCATGATTTTCCTCATTCCACATGGTGGAAAATTACCTTTTATGTTGTGTTAGTGGTCATTGCTTTAATTGGTTGGTTTAGTTCTAAGGAAGAGAACCCATCAGACCAAACGATAGAAGGCCATTAAAAATAACATAAGTAAATTTATCCAATATGGGGAATGATAGGAGTAGAAGTTAGAAAGGGGATTTTCCATGGCGTTCTATCAGAAAAAAAGTGAACCAATACCAGAGGTTGAGACTAAGGTGTGGTCATGTGTGAACGAGGACTGTTCAAGCTGGATGCGAGAGGATTTCACCTTTGAAGAGAAGCCAACTTGTCCGAAATGTCAATCAGAAATGGTAAAAGAAACACGAGTACTGCCACAGATCAGCTAAGAGGCACCCTTTTTGGGTGTCTTTTTGCTATACTAGTTAAAAAGTAGAAGGAGATCTTGACTATGGGAAAAGCAACAGACCAACCAAAATCTCAATTACATTATTTACAACATCGAGTGAAGCTTTTACAAAATGTCTTGGAACAAATGGAAAAAAGCGAACTAGAGAAATCGGACTGGGAGCAAGTAGTACGTATGTTAGAGATGTTGACAATGAAAGCAAAGAGATATCAACAAGACTGCGAAC
Proteins encoded:
- a CDS encoding TerC family protein, whose protein sequence is MDINLLMEYGWVLLVLVALEGILAADNALVLAIMVKHLPDDQRKKALFYGLAGAFVFRFASLFIISFLVDVWQVQAIGALYLFYIAISNIIKKRRDKGDVEEDKIDQGSGFWATVFKVEVADIAFAVDSILAAVALAVALPQTNLPNIGGMDGGQFLVVLTGGLMGVVIMRFAAGYFVKLLHKRPGLETAAFVIVGWVGVKLAVITLAHEDLGLIPHDFPHSTWWKITFYVVLVVIALIGWFSSKEENPSDQTIEGH
- a CDS encoding cold-shock protein, whose protein sequence is MAFYQKKSEPIPEVETKVWSCVNEDCSSWMREDFTFEEKPTCPKCQSEMVKETRVLPQIS